The genome window GGGGAGTCCGCACGTCGCGGAACCCGGCCTCGCGAACGAGCCGCTCCCACTCCGCATACGAGTGCAGGGCGACGTGCCCTTCCTTGGGAGGAACTTCGAAAAGGCGGTTGGGCGTCGTGAACACGTATCGCCCCCCGGGGCGCAGGACCCGAACGACCTCGCGGAAGTGGCGGGGCAAATCCGCGGGAGGAAAATGTTCGACCACATTGTCGCTGAGAACCGAGTCGAAGCAGGCCGCCCGAAAGGGAAGTTCCGACCCCGACGCGGCGACGAACGACGCCGACGCTCCCTCGGCATGAGCGCTCAACTCAACGGCGATCCGGAGCGCGGCCCGGTCGATATCGATCCCGACCGCCCCAAGACCGATCGCCTCGATCCCTCCGCCGCACCCGACGACGAGGGTGCGGCCCTGAACCCACGTTTCGACGTCCACCCGCAGGTAGTCCCGGGGCAGCAGAAGGTTCAGGATCCGAAGGAATGGATTCCGCGCGTCCTTCTGTCGGCGCCGGATGCGGCGAAGCTTGCTTTCCAGATAGCGCAAGCCTTCGCGGGAAAGTCCGTCGGTCCGAAAGACCACGCCCTTGGCCGATAAGAGCTTCATCCCTCAGGGCGGCGGCCGAATCGGACCGTATCAACCCGCACGCCCGCAGCCCGGTTTACTTCGGCTCGGACGTTCCGGTCGAGGGCTCGGTCGAAGGAGGCTGCGGCGTCGAAGGTTCGATCCCGGAAGGCTGTTCCGCAGGCGCCGGGGCGGCCTCCGCGGCCCGGGTCTTCTTGCTGAAGACCCAGAACTGCACGTCGTAGTGTTCCCACGCCTCGCGCCCCGACAGAATCGCCCCGGCGAGAAACGCGATGAACGTGAGGATC of Planctomycetota bacterium contains these proteins:
- a CDS encoding methyltransferase domain-containing protein; translated protein: MKLLSAKGVVFRTDGLSREGLRYLESKLRRIRRRQKDARNPFLRILNLLLPRDYLRVDVETWVQGRTLVVGCGGGIEAIGLGAVGIDIDRAALRIAVELSAHAEGASASFVAASGSELPFRAACFDSVLSDNVVEHFPPADLPRHFREVVRVLRPGGRYVFTTPNRLFEVPPKEGHVALHSYAEWERLVREAGFRDVRTPRRRSGELGDVEWKKDAERRAAARGLRLGLSHRGLRMVTLVAFR